A region of Larus michahellis chromosome 15, bLarMic1.1, whole genome shotgun sequence DNA encodes the following proteins:
- the POMT1 gene encoding protein O-mannosyl-transferase 1 isoform X2 produces the protein MLRCLKNPIVVTVEINMNLVALTVIGLISRLWGLSYPRAVVFDEVYYGQFVSLYMKRIFFVDDSGPPFGHMLLALGGYLGGFDGNFLWNRIGAEYSMNVPVWSLRLLPALAGALCVPLAYQILIELQFSHCAALGAALLILLENSLITQSRFMLLESILIFFILLAVLSYLKFYNLQRDSFFSGSWWFWLLLTGVACSCAVGVKYMGLFTYMLLLTIAGVHFWHMIGDRNLSNVSLMCHFLARGLALVIIPVAMYLSFFYVHLTFLYRSGPHDQIMTSAFQASLEGGLARITQGQPLEVAYGSQITLRNVLGKPVQCWLHSHTNTYPIRYENGRGSSHQQQVTCYPFKDVNNWWIVKDPGTQQLVVSNPPRPVRHGHIVQLVHGITTRYLNTHDVAAPLSPHSQEVSCYIDYNISMPAQNLWRVEIVNRESDTDVWKTILSEVRFVHVNTSAVLKLSGASLPEWGYRQLEVVGEKLSKGYHQSMVWNVEEHRYGKSQEQKEREVELHSPTQMDISKNLSFMAKFTELQWKILTLKNEDTEHKYSSSALDWITMDTNIAYWLHPTSGAQIHLLGNVVTWASANVAALVYTCLSLWYLIRRRRKIYDIPEGTHKHLE, from the exons ATGTTGCGATGTCTGAAGAATCCCATTGTGGTTACTGTGGAGATAAATATGAACCTTGTGGCATTGACTGTGATTGGATTAATAAGCCGTCTTTGGGGGCTTTCCTATCCACGGGCTGTAGT ttttgatgaAGTTTACTATGGCCAATTTGTTTCTCTCTACATGAAGAGGATCTTCTTTGTGGATGACAGCGGCCCACCTTTTGGCCATATGCTGCTGGCTTTGGGAG GTTACTTAGGAGGCTTTGATGGAAACTTCTTATGGAACAGGATTGGAGCTG AATATAGCATGAATGTTCCTGTTTGGTCCTTGCGACTTCTGCCTGCACTGGCTGGTGCTCTCTGTGTGCCTTTAGCATACCAGATCTTGATAGAACTgcagttttcccactgtgctgcacttggagctgctcttctgattctcttaG AGAACTCTTTGATCACTCAGTCAAGGTTCATGCTTCTGGAATcgatattgattttttttatcctacTTGCAGTTTTGTCCTACCTGAAGTTCTACAATTTGCAAAGAGACAG TTTCTTCTCTGGAAGCTGGTGGTTTTGGCTTCTGTTGACCGGAGTAGCTTGTTCTTGTGCAGTTGG AGTGAAATATATGGGCCTGTTTACCTATATGTTGCTCTTGACCATCGCAGGAGTCCACTTCTGGCACATGATAGGAGACCGAAACTTGTCAAAT GTTTCCTTGATGTGCCATTTTCTAGCTAGGGGACTGGCCCTCGTCATCATCCCAGTGGCAATGTACTTGTCCTTCTTCTATGTTCACTTGACTTTTCTGTATCGCTCTGGGCCTCATGACCAGATTATGACAAGTGCTTTTCAAGCCAGTTTAGAG GGTGGGCTGGCTCGAATCACTCAGGGTCAGCCCTTAGAGGTGGCCTACGGCTCTCAGATTACTCTGCGGAACGTGTTGGGCAAGCCCGTGCAGTGTTGGCTCCATTCTCACACAAATACTTATCCCATCAG GTATGAGAATGGCCGAGGTAGTTCCCATCAACAGCAGGTGACCTGTTATCCCTTCAAGGATGTGAACAACTGGTGGATTGTCAAAGATCCTGGCAC GCAGCAGCTGGTGGTGAGTAACCCACCCCGTCCTGTCAGGCACGGACACATCGTGCAGCTGGTCCACGGCATTACGACTCGGTACCTCAACAC GCATGATGTTGCTGCCCCTCTTAGCCCCCACTCCCAAGAAGTTTCCTGCTATATTGATTATAACATCTCCATGCCAGCACAGAACCTCTGGAGAGTG GAAATTGTAAATCGGGAGTCGGACACGGATGTGTGGAAGACAATTCTGTCAGAAGTGAGGTTTGTTCATGTGAACACCTCTGCAGTGCTAAAG CTCAGTGGAGCGTCTTTACCCGAGTGGGGATACCGGCAGCTGGAGGTGGTTGGAGAGAAGCTGTCCAAAGGCTACCACCAGAGCATGGTGTGGAATGTGGAAGAGCACAGATATGGGAAAA GCCAAGAGCAAAAAGAGAGGGAAGTGGAACTCCACTCTCCCACGCAGATGGATATAAGTAAAAACCTCAGCTTCATGGCAAAGTTCACGGAATTGCAG tggaaaatactcacattaaaaaatgaagacaCAGAACATAAGTACAGCTCCTCTGCTCTTGACTGGATCACAATGGACACTAATATTGCCTACTGGCTCCACCCGACCTCTGGT